Proteins co-encoded in one Astyanax mexicanus isolate ESR-SI-001 chromosome 1, AstMex3_surface, whole genome shotgun sequence genomic window:
- the armc1 gene encoding armadillo repeat-containing protein 1 produces MSGEPDALAVVNQLRDLAADPLNRRAIVEDHGCLPGLILFLDHPNPQVVYSALLAVRYLAECRANREKLKGELGMMLSLQNVMQKGTSPGETKLLASEIYEILQNASNAETEQAEAAASCRRKAQFFLGSTNKRAKTVVLQIDGLDDSSRRSLCEEALLKIRGVISFTFQMAVKRCVVRIRSDLKAEALGSAIASTNVMKAQQVVKGEDGSEVVIPFQEDSSMVVEQNMDLPDYLPEDESPAQEQHKAVSRLGSMQDGVGWLSTAANFLTRSFYW; encoded by the exons ATGAGTGGGGAGCCAGATGCCTTAGCTGTGGTCAACCAGCTAAGGGACTTAGCTGCTGACCCCCTGAACAGACGAGCCATTGTAGAAGACCACGGCTGCTTGCCAGGCCTCATCCTCTTCCTTGATCACCCAAACCCTCAAGTTGTCTATTCTGCATTATTG GCGGTGCGCTACCTGGCAGAATGCCGTGCCAACAGGGAGAAGCTGAAGGGCGAGTTGGGCATGATGCTGAGCCTGCAGAATGTCATGCAGAA GGGCACATCACCTGGGGAGACCAAACTGTTGGCTTCAGAGATCTATGAGATCCTGCAGAACGCCAGCAATGCTGAAACTGAGCAGGCAGAAGCGGCTGCCTCGTGCCGCCGCAAGGCCCAGTTTTTCTTGGGCTCCACTAACAAGCGAGCCAAAACCGTGGTGCTGCAGATTGACGGTCTGGACGACTCT AGTCGGAGAAGTCTCTGTGAGGAGGCTTTGCTGAAAATCCGGGGAGTCATCAGCTTTACCTTCCAAATGGCTGTAAAGAGGTGTGTGGTCAGGATTCGCTCTGACCTGAAGGCAGAG GCCTTGGGCTCAGCCATAGCGTCAACCAATGTGATGAAAGCACAGCAGGTGGTGAAAGGGGAAGATGGCTCTGAG GTGGTTATCCCATTCCAAGAAGATTCCAGCATGGTAGTGGAGCAGAACATGGACTTGCCAGACTACCTGCCCGAGGACGAGAGTCCGGCTCAGGAGCAGCACAAGGCTGTATCCAGACTGGGCTCCATGCAGGACGGCGTGGGCTGGTTGAGCACAGCAGCTAACTTCCTGACCCGCTCTTTCTACTGGTGA